The genomic DNA tttttcctccattaAGTGAATCGTTTCTTCTAAATAATTGATTGTTTATATCAGTTATTCATTTTTGATAAAACACTAAAGTACATTACATCTATAGAAAACTTATTTCCTGTTGGTTTGTGATGCTGCTGCCGCTCTTTTCTTCTGCAGAAGTTTATTGTAcaataaacatttgtttaataaaAAGACCTGAAATGTTCCTGAGACCTTCAGGTTAAACTATTTCTAACTTTGGCTCAAATGAGACGAGTTAAACGCAATTAAAGGACGACGTCAGAAGCATCTGCTCGACCCTGAACTGTGGAGAACGACCAACTGAGGTAAATCCAACTGTGAGTTTACTGTGCTTCTGTTTGTTCGCTGCTGTAAATGGTTTTATGgttttataaagatggatagtgaataaattaataaatgaatggcTCGTTGACGATATGAATGAAGGAAGTTACCCTGTGGAGCGCAGGCTGCCCGTCAGGCTCTTCAGTTTCGCCAGTCGACGGTTCCAGACCTCCAGGTCATTGATTCGAGTCTCCAGGTTGTCTGTGAGTTTGGAGAGCTGCTGCACCGCCCCGACATTCTCCATGAAGATCTGCTCctgaaggaggaagaggcaaGTGAGCaaagaaggaagaaaggaaggaagcaaggaaggaaggaagcaaGGAAGGGAAGTACCTTGTCCACCATGAGGAAATTGTGAatcctctctccatcagtgCAGGTGACGTCTCCGACTTCCTTCACTGCTGTCGGCAGCAGCTGCTTCACCTCCTGAGCTATTATACCTGAATAACAATTACACCTGGATCATCAATACTATTGATGTTGTTTGTATTATAACCTGAATAACGAGTACTGTCAGTACTCGTGTAATACCCTCACCTCTCACCTGGTGTACTAACACATGATTCATTATTGTAATAAGCATGTTACCGGTCTGGTGGATGTGGTCCATCCCCATCGTCGACGCAAACTCTGGTTTATAATCAAACTCAACGATTCTCATCTGAGTGAttctcctcagctgctgctcagagtcCACCTGACACACGTTCGTACAGAAtcagcaaaatgacaaaaagaatTTAAAGATAAGAAAAACTTTGACGTGAAATGTATATTTCagacaaatataataaataaagtaaagttttaATATTGGTCCAATATTAAACCTTCAAATCGCTTCCACTTTGTTCAAGTATACAAATACTTAAGATCGTCGTACCTCCTGAATGTTCTGTTTGACGCGCAAGTCTGACGGCTGCATGATGGTGCCCATCACCTTTGCGTTGCCGCAGACGACCAGCGCCTCGTCAGGGCAGTCGGTGTTGATGCCGACCCGACCCTGACAGACCACAGCGTCCTGCACTGCCCCGCGCTGCCACAGGGCGTCCCCGTCCATCTCGAACTGACCAGGGTTAGATGCCTGAAGGAGGAAGACGACTCTTATCCTCTGAGATTTGTCTCAGGGAGCTTTTGATTTATAGTTGTAGTGTTGTTACCCTGACGATGATTCTCTCGGACATCAGAGCCGTCAGGAGGAAAGTGTCGTCTCCCACTGCAGCGTACAGGCCGACCACCATCTGAAAGTACCTGGAGAAGCAGGTACAGTTAGCATGTGGCGTGTTGCTAACTGCCTGCAGGTAATTCACTGAGAATCTCGCTCACCTCTGGTCAGGGTTAGGTTTTCCTTTCTTCCTCATGTTATTGGACGTCGTCTCGGCGAAGTGCAGCCGGCCGAGCGTGACCTTTGAGATCTTTCCTCCGGGAAGGTTCACCCTGGAAGTTCAGAGTTCAAAAAGAGTGTCAAATTATCGAGATGCCAAATTTATTAattgtttcataatgaaccaaaaacattttacacttcTTTTAATAACataagagatctctaacttggGCATTTGCTCCACTTTCTAGCTAtcgtccataaagtttttactgtccaCGCAGACAGACGTCGAAGCTCCAGCTGCATGTACGGACTCTACATCTGTCACCTACCTGACAGGGTGGAAGGGTTTCTTACTGCGATCCGGCTGAGACTGCTCAATGGTCACCTGGTGGCTCGGGGATTCGAGCTGCAAGTTTAGAAGAGAACAACAACACTTCACTTATGGGAACCGTCATGTCGACCATCTGTATAAACAGTTATGGTCAATACGTGCTCCGGTGCTACCCAAGCACTTCCTGTCTGAGTTCTGTGTCTCTGATGCCTAGATCCTAAAGTTCTGTATGTACCTTCACCCCAAACAGTTTTATTAGGAAGTGGTCGACCTCCTGCGTCTCGTTGGGGGTTCTGACGTACTGTGGCTCTGCGGCCACACCAATGTGAATGGTGACCTGAAAGTGGTTCTTCTTCTGGCAGATGAAGGCCTCGTCAGCTGCAGAGTAGTTGAAGCCTTTATCTGCGTCAACGTGGAAGGCGGGAGGAGACCTGGAAACAACGGACAACCATTCGTGCTGATATGAAGATGTCTGATTGACACTTTTCATCCGGATACCTCAACAGCTCCAGATGTCAAACCGAAGCTGGTTTCTTTACTCACATTGTCTGGTAGCTGCTGTTGTACAAAGTGCTCCACTGTCCTGGTCTATAATGCTCCCAGGTTAGAAGTTGGTAGGATCCCAAATTGATTCCGATTCCACCTGCGCTGTTTCCTGCACTTCCACCGCAAGACCCGTCAACATCACGGCTGGAAGCTTCGATCCCTGACGACGGTTCCTCACACTCagatctcctcctctttttactTTCTGAGGAGCTTAAGAAAGATAACGTGAGATAAAATTATTCAAGAGAATCAACGTATGCAACcgagaaatgtaaaaaatctgACTTAAGTCAAGAAGGCTTGAGATTCCTGCACAACCTGGACGACAACAGTTTGTTCTTATCACAGAaaggaatttaaatgtttacgATATATATTTGTGATGATGACGACTTCAGAGAGACTAAAAGTTAAGATCTGCTTACTGGGTGTAAACTGTGGGGGCCGACAAACTGGTTGAAGCTGGTGTGATCGACTGTGGGACCGGGCCGGTGCGAGGTGTCGCATAGCTGTTGGAGGAAGGTAGGGACGGAGAaggaggtgtggggggggtgcaCACCTGCGGGCAGCTCTCTGGACTCAGGTAgcgtgtgtgttcaggtgagtggtgtgtgtgctggtgcaGGTGTGCAGGGGCGGCAGGTGGGATGGGCGGAGTCCCAGACTTGATGTAAGTGTTAGTGAGGCCCAAACTGTGAAGCTGATTGTAGGTCAGCAGGTCGTGATGGCCGGGGGCGGGGCCACGATCCTTAAAGCAACAGGACGAAGAAGCAGCAGATTGGGTGGGGGGAAGAAACGCCTGCCGGGTGGGGTGCTGGTTGGACCAACGAGGCGGCTCGTGATGGAAGTCTGGTGTTTAGAAAAGAACGATATATTTATGACAACAaatgaataaagtcaaaatacattAAAGCCCAGAAGACGTTGTTACTGCAGAAGTCTGGCCtcgttattttttatttgatatttttgtgcATCGATCaggtaaaagagaaaaacaataaaaactacCTGGTATCTGAGGAGGTGAACAGGCCTCCGAGCTCGAGTCAGGAGGAGACTCAGGGAGCATGCTGGGAAATATGCAAAGAAGCACACAAAAGACATGATGACTGGTTCGGTGGATGCAACTGGACAAGAGACAAACAGTATTTAGAAAGCCTCTTAAGTATGGGAACTATTTTACATGAttgatatttaacattttcccTGTGAATATTTGACTCTTTgttttcaacacaaacatgtgacgTTCATTTTGTCCTGTGATTCCCACCGTTTGTTCtggttctgtgtgtttgtgttaataaTGTGTTTTAGGTTGTTTATGATCTCTAGGTTTCGCAGCGACTGATAACCAACCAGGTCACAGCTGTTTCCACCCGTGTTATATAACAGCATGTGTGTCCAGGAACCATCCAGCAGCTAAAGCATTTATTCTCTGTGCGGcgatgaaatgaaatatattaaaatatcagaatgtatacgtcatgtcccgcctcctgctgctctacaaaCTCCacccccacatgttcctgttgtgaaCGAGTTCAGGTGAGAATCTTACAAGTTGCTGGGATCCATGTCGTTTCCGAGGTACTGCTCCAGGATGCTCGTGTCCACGGCGACAGAGCTGTCCAACACGCCACTCACATCctgatctgcacacacacaaaccacgtGTTTGGACTCAAACATCAGAACCCGTCACCCGGTTCTCAAGAATGACGAGAACCAATCAGACCGTCACATAGAACCTCATCAACGTTTACAAATCCACTGTGATCTGGATCTGAATCTGTTTCTGAATAAACGGAGGAGAAGAGGCCACTGTCCTGAAACTCTCAAATAAGAGAATCTGAGATATGAGCTGATGAAGAGAAGTCACATCTCACCACTGAAGAACTGCTGCAGCGCCTCGTTCTCTCCCAGCACCTGCAGAGGCAACCGGCTGACTCCGGGCTCCATGTCGCCCGGCAGGAGGCCCCGGGCCTGGGGAGCGGGGACGGATCAGGAGGGGctctgctggaggagctgccgagagaataaacacaaacatgaatagATGTTTTCTGAGAACTTCTGGAGACAAGTAAATTAAAGATTAATAAGATGTTTGAGTCTTTATCGAATGCGTCCCTCAGCTGATTGTCCAGGTTGTAGGTGAAAGGAGGAAAACTGATAATGACGCAGAGTTCAAGGTTAAAACTTTGGCCACAAAACTTAACCTGTGAGTCCTGGTGGATTAAACAAGTCTCTGGTTTTATTGCTGCATTGGTGCCGACGTGTCCTTCGAGGAGTTTATGGAACATTTAGTCATTTTTTAATCCATCACTTTACGTTAATTCCAGTTAATTGGAAGAGAAAACTTTTATCTTTAATCAGCACTGTTTCCAGACTCTGCTCAGAACCAACGTATAAAGCACCTTGAGGGATTCTCTTAAAAATACTAATTTAGTCATTTAGTCGTTTGTATTTGTCTTCACATGTCACCTAcgtttcagaataaaataactTCATGTTACATTTAGTTTGAGTCATTTAAAACCAGCGTCTCTGTGAATtctgtgtaaatgtttaaaatcattATGATGCACGAGTCGCTTGGAATATTtctgtgtgactgtgacatGTTGTGTTTCAAACAGTTAGAGAAAAA from Paralichthys olivaceus isolate ysfri-2021 chromosome 23, ASM2471397v2, whole genome shotgun sequence includes the following:
- the LOC109645292 gene encoding myelin regulatory factor-like protein, translating into MEPGVSRLPLQVLGENEALQQFFSDQDVSGVLDSSVAVDTSILEQYLGNDMDPSNFMLPESPPDSSSEACSPPQIPDFHHEPPRWSNQHPTRQAFLPPTQSAASSSCCFKDRGPAPGHHDLLTYNQLHSLGLTNTYIKSGTPPIPPAAPAHLHQHTHHSPEHTRYLSPESCPQVCTPPTPPSPSLPSSNSYATPRTGPVPQSITPASTSLSAPTVYTHSSESKKRRRSECEEPSSGIEASSRDVDGSCGGSAGNSAGGIGINLGSYQLLTWEHYRPGQWSTLYNSSYQTMSPPAFHVDADKGFNYSAADEAFICQKKNHFQVTIHIGVAAEPQYVRTPNETQEVDHFLIKLFGVKLESPSHQVTIEQSQPDRSKKPFHPVRVNLPGGKISKVTLGRLHFAETTSNNMRKKGKPNPDQRYFQMVVGLYAAVGDDTFLLTALMSERIIVRASNPGQFEMDGDALWQRGAVQDAVVCQGRVGINTDCPDEALVVCGNAKVMGTIMQPSDLRVKQNIQEVDSEQQLRRITQMRIVEFDYKPEFASTMGMDHIHQTGIIAQEVKQLLPTAVKEVGDVTCTDGERIHNFLMVDKEQIFMENVGAVQQLSKLTDNLETRINDLEVWNRRLAKLKSLTGSLRSTGKLSIVSSTSGADTSKSAKVEKERGSQKNVHCVKHKVFRAGVFSLIATVVICAIVIIALYLLNLMKKDFDAYPGNSNGSDAPQTTAWSSTVPPSRPPGPGPPDVDFCDLLYCDEVYCCPSTAEGSTHFNVTGSGGADKTNVTGKLYHQLEGSKDWRNTTIHSFLIKENQQLIDSRYCVRDDCGPGRFIYRVPISPFVPVNMRVTLLMNSTELLVVYLCTFDESAACSALLDVNTVTGSRYPSNSQGEHEWPLHVARLYHSSYHFRSTVAGQADCSTDHHFAGVLFTDYIFHFYRHCTIHTDRQTPKNITL